The DNA region GCACCAGGCGCCACCCCTAGACACACACCACAGCATGAGGGAAGATGGGAGGGAAGTTATAAATAAATCAATTTATTAATATACTTTGTTGGATATATGTTAGTCAATTTATCAATAAATAGAtattaaaaatatcatttaataatAATCACATAGACACTATGCAATGAGTTGACCACCAGCCACCTAAAAGCACCTTTCAAATCCTGATATAAATAATTACCCGAATACTAGAGATCCATTCTAGGAGTAGATTAGCCACTTGGATACTGTAACTTATTTCCATGCATTTTTACCATAGTCTAATGCCGAACAGAAAGGATACGACTAAAGGGTTTCTGTTGCCAAGTGCAAAATGAGGTAAAATGACAAGTTTCAGCTAGTTCTTTCCCCTAGTTCTTTATTCCATATTGTGCAGATTTAAACATTGCAATCCTTTATTTATCCCTAGTACAGACTTAAGAAATAATAATCATATTGATGTTAATAATTCACATCCATATTTCCTAATTAAGCACTGTCAATATAATCATTATCcaaaaaacaacaacaaactGCATAAAAATAACAGAAAAAGCAACAACTTAAAACTGCCAGTCCAAAATGGATCTACTGATTCATGCAGCAATGTTTCAATTGTGGACAAAGGAAAGACTGTATTTCATAACTCCATTAGTATTCTCTCTTATCCTACCAGAAACTATTAGGATTAGCTAATCCTCATATGTTGCACCACATTTAAGGGATATATTGACTGAACAATGTAATTTTTCCCATGTAATTGCATTTACCCATGAATCAAGTAGTTTGATATAATCTATTGTGGGTGTCTAAAAATTGCATTTACCATGAGATTTGCTAACGATTTCTTAACAAGATCAATATTCAAGAAATagggaaaaaaaaatgatatgagCGTCTTACTTCATGAGTATGTCATAATACTCGGGATCCAAATATGATAACATAGCATCCACATCCTTTATGGCCATGATTGCTCGATGGACTACTATCCAATTCGCAGACTAAGGCAAAAGAAAAccaacaaaagaaacataaatttaCATCTATACAGATCAATCTAACCAACGGAATAAAAGGATCGGATCCCCACCAACCTTGCACCTCTCGTCTCTGGTCTTCAAGATGGAACCTTCCAAAGCCGTCTTCAACGCCTCTACCGGCTTTGATCTGCCATCAGGAGGATCAACATTAGGGCTTACGCGGGAAGTTGGAACCTTATAGATCTACCTCAGATTGAGGCCTAATGTTTCGATTGGAACTCACTGCTTGAGCAAGCTCTCGATCTTGCGGGATTTCTGCTCGATTCTGGTGACGATCGCCTCGAGGTTCTCGTCGTCGACAAAGCCCTCCGCCATGGGTTTCCGCTGCCGTCTCCGCCGCAGCCACGCCCTTCGATTTTGGAACTGTGTGACAAATCCC from Zingiber officinale cultivar Zhangliang chromosome 4B, Zo_v1.1, whole genome shotgun sequence includes:
- the LOC121975164 gene encoding actin-related protein 2/3 complex subunit 5A-like; protein product: MAEGFVDDENLEAIVTRIEQKSRKIESLLKQSKPVEALKTALEGSILKTRDERCKSANWIVVHRAIMAIKDVDAMLSYLDPEYYDILMKYLYRGLATGDRPTCDQCLKIHEKLTEKAGLGCILRSLADTVNTV